The following are encoded together in the Candidatus Tumulicola sp. genome:
- a CDS encoding aspartyl protease family protein has protein sequence MSLLLAAVVATTQPQLNLSADRATRVLQQAYAASGGDRWAAVKSLRFRYDSGLVELDDVVAGRFVERSGTGADGFDGISRWTQGKSGIAYVLGDRDSQLSAANDSYRTERAWWFVSRHPGTIAYAGRQVDRGTTFDTIQITPEDGRPFTLWIDARTHLIARDVERGAEEIDTTTFSDYRWVEGIRLPFAVQSDGDTVHLANVEINAAFAEDAFAIPPLPKTDIAEHPVTVPFRVVNEKLLVPVYLNGQGPFDAEFDTGGSLIIPPALLQHLKLIAHGGGRESGGGEGSIASSSGAIDSVSVGDAKIGPQQFSSFPLFNRYPERMLVGLEVLQRYVVALDFDKMQMTLTPPSQYRFDGTGIKIPFHFQDNQPEVTGSIDGISAHLAIDTGDDSSLLLTAPFARRYDLIKKYNAHLPYGGTSIGATHGVWADRAGTVSLDDSTGRPAVSVTKPVTRISTQEFGFDANRYVSANVGIGILQKFNLTFDYADRYIVFQPNANYGNPDVFNRVGIDLSANGAGWKVRTVYPNTAASRAGLRVGQVVVSINGQNRQQLADGAWYQLETGPVGSQVSLAIQDGATTHTIDLILANDAL, from the coding sequence ATGAGTCTTCTGCTTGCGGCCGTCGTGGCGACCACCCAACCCCAGCTGAACCTTTCCGCCGACCGTGCCACGCGCGTGTTACAACAGGCGTACGCTGCAAGCGGCGGCGATCGTTGGGCCGCGGTCAAGAGCCTGCGATTTCGATACGACTCCGGCCTCGTGGAACTCGACGACGTCGTTGCGGGGCGGTTCGTGGAGCGCAGCGGCACCGGCGCCGACGGCTTCGACGGCATTTCGCGCTGGACGCAAGGCAAAAGCGGCATCGCGTACGTGCTTGGCGACCGCGACTCACAGCTATCGGCTGCGAATGACAGTTATCGCACCGAACGCGCGTGGTGGTTTGTATCGCGCCATCCGGGAACGATCGCGTACGCAGGCAGACAAGTCGATCGCGGCACCACGTTCGATACGATCCAAATCACGCCCGAGGACGGACGGCCCTTTACGTTGTGGATCGACGCTCGAACCCACCTCATCGCGCGCGACGTCGAACGCGGCGCCGAAGAGATCGACACGACGACGTTCTCGGATTACCGTTGGGTTGAGGGCATTCGCCTTCCGTTCGCCGTGCAAAGCGACGGCGACACCGTCCATCTCGCGAACGTCGAGATCAACGCCGCGTTCGCCGAGGATGCGTTCGCGATTCCGCCGTTGCCGAAAACCGACATCGCCGAACATCCGGTTACCGTACCGTTTCGCGTGGTCAATGAAAAGCTGTTGGTTCCGGTGTATCTCAACGGCCAAGGGCCGTTCGATGCCGAGTTCGACACCGGCGGATCGCTCATAATTCCGCCCGCGTTGCTGCAACACCTCAAGCTCATCGCGCACGGCGGTGGCCGCGAATCCGGCGGCGGCGAGGGGTCGATCGCCTCGTCTTCGGGTGCGATCGATTCGGTATCGGTCGGCGACGCAAAAATTGGCCCGCAACAATTCTCGAGCTTTCCGCTCTTCAACCGTTACCCGGAGCGTATGCTCGTTGGTTTGGAAGTGCTGCAGCGATACGTCGTTGCGCTGGATTTCGACAAGATGCAGATGACGCTGACGCCACCGTCGCAATATCGGTTCGACGGCACGGGCATCAAGATTCCATTCCATTTTCAGGACAACCAACCGGAAGTCACCGGCTCGATCGACGGGATCTCCGCGCACCTTGCCATCGATACCGGCGATGACTCGTCGTTGTTGCTGACTGCCCCGTTCGCGCGACGATACGATTTGATAAAGAAATATAATGCGCATTTGCCCTACGGTGGAACTTCGATCGGGGCAACGCACGGTGTGTGGGCCGATCGAGCCGGCACGGTGTCGCTCGACGATAGTACCGGACGTCCTGCGGTGAGCGTCACCAAACCCGTGACGCGCATCTCGACGCAAGAGTTCGGTTTCGACGCCAATCGATACGTGTCGGCAAACGTCGGCATCGGTATTCTTCAGAAGTTCAACCTGACGTTCGACTACGCGGATCGTTACATCGTGTTTCAACCGAACGCGAACTACGGCAATCCAGATGTATTCAATCGCGTCGGCATCGATCTCAGCGCGAACGGCGCCGGCTGGAAAGTGCGCACGGTTTATCCGAACACCGCCGCATCCAGAGCGGGCCTACGAGTCGGTCAAGTCGTCGTTAGCATCAACGGCCAAAATCGCCAGCAACTTGCCGACGGCGCCTGGTACCAGCTAGAAACCGGCCCCGTCGGATCGCAGGTTAGCCTTGCGATTCAGGACGGCGCCACAACGCACACGATCGATTTGATCCTGGCAAACGACGCGCTGTAG
- a CDS encoding AraC family transcriptional regulator: MQQSDLLGTPDVSRSLEAGLRFTTTQYRPASALPPHEHASTNITFVRHGHYRETFEKRERWCEPDMLIVHPAGERHSNVHGPSGVRLLNVEFDPARARLLNDIAPVLQQPFEQRSNSYSRLANAIETELHRNDDASSLALESLVLEAFVTAFCDRVSNERNHKWLSRVVDALHETTERRISMDDLANVAGVHPVHVAREFRRTFRCTVAGYLRVLRARRACEALATSDLPLSTIAQSAGFSDQSHFTRVFRATIGISPGAYRQTRKR, translated from the coding sequence GTGCAGCAAAGCGACCTCCTTGGAACTCCGGATGTTAGTCGTTCTCTCGAAGCCGGTTTGCGTTTTACGACGACACAGTATCGCCCCGCAAGCGCGCTGCCGCCGCACGAGCATGCTTCGACCAACATAACGTTCGTGCGGCACGGGCACTATCGCGAAACGTTCGAAAAGCGGGAGCGCTGGTGCGAACCGGACATGCTGATCGTGCACCCAGCGGGCGAGCGCCACTCGAACGTTCACGGGCCTTCTGGAGTACGACTGCTCAACGTCGAGTTCGACCCGGCGCGCGCGCGTCTTCTGAATGATATCGCGCCGGTATTACAACAGCCATTCGAGCAGCGCTCGAACAGCTACAGTAGGTTAGCCAACGCAATCGAAACGGAGTTGCATCGTAACGATGACGCATCCTCGCTGGCATTAGAAAGCCTGGTCCTAGAAGCGTTCGTCACGGCGTTCTGCGATCGCGTCTCAAACGAACGGAATCATAAGTGGCTAAGCCGCGTCGTCGACGCGCTGCACGAAACCACCGAGCGACGCATTTCGATGGACGATTTAGCCAATGTCGCCGGCGTGCACCCCGTGCACGTTGCGCGAGAGTTTCGCCGCACATTCAGGTGTACGGTTGCCGGTTACTTGCGCGTCCTTCGCGCGCGGCGCGCGTGCGAGGCCTTAGCAACGAGCGATCTTCCGCTCTCGACGATCGCACAATCGGCTGGTTTTTCGGACCAAAGCCACTTCACGCGGGTCTTTCGCGCAACGATCGGGATATCGCCCGGAGCGTATCGTCAGACCAGAAAACGTTGA
- a CDS encoding alpha/beta hydrolase — translation MRLMLLSLLAFAALFAANPAARPVTPRFETSACPKTAEPMKALSSARCGFLIVPENRSKPNGRTIRLAVAILPAQQSPSPMQSEPIAFMAGGPGEAAILDAPFLVDAGINRKHDVVIMNQRGTLFDDPDLNCPELDRFYARQVSLVYDAPSTGKAQAAAAAACHKRLVGMGADLSAYNTTENEQDFVDLRQALGYKQWDLYGYSYGTDLALSMMRDHPQGIHQVVLDSVVPPNIVGLVWTWGSAREGLTTLFNDCKSQPKCNSKYPNLLATFTRVVRQLEAHPIVRNVVPPGGKTPVKVVLDGGTIITMAVSNAPKAPYLPRAITELAHGNPKIFLETRATAAHVAEVPEQALGMTQSFICREWVPYGSPTDILLAGKAEFPDFPDSVLINAPQMPFQHEMCAAWNVPTGPSSQRVRVHSDIRTLVVSGAIDAKTGAKWGRYAADTLPNSTYVRMPAFAHWVIVQSSCGQQIFQNFVSPPGGNKTCAATAPRVDFK, via the coding sequence ATGCGACTGATGCTGTTATCGTTGCTGGCGTTTGCCGCGCTGTTTGCCGCAAACCCGGCCGCTCGACCCGTAACGCCGAGATTCGAAACGTCCGCATGTCCGAAAACGGCAGAGCCGATGAAGGCACTTTCGAGCGCGCGTTGCGGCTTTCTCATAGTTCCGGAGAATCGTTCCAAGCCCAACGGTCGTACGATTCGTCTTGCGGTCGCTATACTGCCGGCTCAACAGTCGCCCAGCCCAATGCAGTCCGAGCCGATCGCGTTCATGGCAGGCGGCCCGGGTGAAGCAGCGATTCTCGACGCGCCGTTCTTAGTCGATGCCGGCATCAATCGCAAACACGACGTCGTCATCATGAATCAGCGCGGCACGCTGTTCGACGATCCCGATCTTAACTGTCCCGAACTCGATCGATTTTATGCGCGCCAGGTCAGCCTCGTCTACGATGCGCCATCGACCGGCAAAGCACAGGCGGCGGCGGCTGCCGCATGCCATAAGCGGCTCGTGGGCATGGGCGCCGATCTCAGCGCCTATAACACGACCGAGAACGAGCAAGACTTCGTCGACCTTCGTCAGGCACTCGGCTATAAACAGTGGGACCTGTACGGCTATTCGTACGGAACCGATTTAGCGCTATCGATGATGCGCGACCATCCGCAAGGCATCCACCAGGTCGTGCTCGACTCGGTCGTTCCGCCGAACATCGTCGGTTTGGTGTGGACGTGGGGTAGCGCGCGCGAGGGCCTAACGACGCTCTTCAACGATTGCAAATCACAGCCCAAATGCAACAGCAAATATCCAAATCTCTTAGCGACGTTCACACGCGTTGTGCGGCAGTTAGAAGCGCATCCGATCGTTCGCAACGTTGTGCCGCCGGGCGGTAAGACGCCGGTGAAAGTCGTTCTGGACGGTGGCACGATCATTACGATGGCCGTCAGTAACGCTCCGAAGGCGCCCTATTTGCCCCGCGCGATCACCGAGCTCGCGCATGGGAACCCAAAGATATTCTTGGAAACGCGAGCGACAGCCGCGCACGTTGCCGAGGTGCCGGAACAGGCACTCGGCATGACCCAGAGTTTCATCTGCCGCGAATGGGTGCCGTACGGATCGCCTACGGATATCTTGCTCGCCGGCAAGGCCGAGTTTCCCGATTTCCCCGACTCGGTCTTGATCAACGCTCCGCAAATGCCGTTCCAACATGAAATGTGCGCTGCGTGGAACGTTCCGACGGGACCATCTTCCCAACGCGTTCGGGTGCACAGCGACATTCGAACGCTCGTCGTGTCGGGGGCGATCGACGCAAAAACCGGCGCGAAATGGGGACGCTATGCGGCCGACACGTTGCCAAACTCTACCTACGTACGCATGCCGGCCTTCGCGCACTGGGTGATCGTGCAGTCGTCGTGCGGGCAGCAAATCTTCCAGAACTTCGTGTCGCCACCGGGCGGCAACAAAACTTGCGCGGCGACCGCACCGAGAGTGGACTTCAAATGA
- a CDS encoding alpha/beta hydrolase, whose product MRRTSWFAIVIGIVVATSVGTHLVSKAAPSAPEFVAGACPKPPQPIPQLQQAECGTITVPENRHRGDGRTITLSVAIMPAASASKKSDPILWLAGGPGDDAITEIPMALAGKLNADRDVIFMSQRGTYTARPKLTCDAADRWAAETLDMPYDAPETQQAYSRATLACRREVLTKTQDLGAYNSLESADDIEALRVALHIAKWNVYGISYGTDLALTYMKQHPGGIRSVAIDGVFPPPLAGGVASWTSAGEGINAIFKACAQQAACRKRYGDIGATFRRLVIQYEASPKTVRVDVPGHTGKYSVKISGGMLLQWTVSPGTHIAAKVPAALDALAHGNPAPIASTWAIPKLDPNGIGVLSNGLFYGVSCGEWVPYETEASVIASGRRAFPTFPLSMLRNAPNLPFMRQNCRDWNVPQVSAIVRSVTRSSIPTLVVNAQYDAQTAASFGAYVAKTLSNSTVVTIPNVAHVAFGSPSAAANQCAFAIAASFFDVLNRADTSCIGKVPPTKFEL is encoded by the coding sequence ATGAGACGCACGTCATGGTTCGCAATTGTCATCGGAATCGTCGTCGCGACGAGCGTGGGTACGCATTTGGTTTCGAAAGCCGCTCCGAGCGCGCCTGAGTTCGTAGCCGGCGCGTGTCCGAAGCCGCCGCAGCCGATTCCGCAGTTACAGCAGGCCGAGTGCGGCACCATCACCGTTCCCGAAAACCGGCATCGCGGCGATGGGCGGACGATTACGCTTTCTGTTGCGATAATGCCGGCGGCGTCCGCGTCGAAAAAGAGCGATCCGATCCTATGGCTCGCCGGCGGACCCGGCGACGACGCGATCACCGAGATTCCGATGGCGTTAGCCGGTAAGTTGAATGCAGATCGGGACGTCATCTTCATGTCGCAGCGCGGAACGTACACCGCCCGGCCGAAGCTGACGTGCGACGCGGCCGATCGCTGGGCCGCCGAAACGCTCGATATGCCGTACGACGCGCCGGAAACGCAGCAAGCCTATTCGAGGGCAACGCTCGCATGCCGGCGCGAAGTGCTGACGAAAACGCAAGATCTCGGTGCGTACAACTCGCTCGAAAGCGCCGACGATATCGAAGCGCTTCGCGTCGCGTTGCATATCGCCAAGTGGAACGTTTACGGTATTTCTTACGGCACCGACCTCGCGCTGACGTACATGAAACAACACCCCGGCGGTATTCGTTCGGTAGCGATCGACGGCGTGTTTCCGCCGCCACTCGCTGGCGGGGTGGCGTCGTGGACCAGCGCAGGGGAGGGAATCAACGCGATTTTCAAGGCCTGTGCGCAGCAGGCGGCATGTCGCAAGCGCTACGGCGATATCGGTGCGACGTTCCGGCGGCTCGTCATTCAATACGAAGCCTCGCCGAAGACGGTGCGAGTCGACGTACCCGGACACACAGGTAAGTACAGCGTCAAGATTAGCGGCGGAATGCTGTTGCAGTGGACGGTGTCGCCCGGAACGCATATCGCAGCGAAAGTTCCGGCGGCGCTCGACGCGCTCGCGCACGGCAATCCGGCGCCGATCGCATCGACGTGGGCGATCCCAAAGTTAGATCCTAACGGTATCGGAGTTCTGAGCAACGGCCTGTTTTACGGCGTGTCGTGCGGCGAGTGGGTGCCCTACGAAACCGAGGCGAGTGTCATTGCGTCTGGCCGGCGTGCTTTCCCGACATTTCCACTATCGATGCTAAGGAACGCGCCGAACCTGCCGTTTATGCGCCAGAACTGTCGCGATTGGAACGTCCCGCAGGTATCCGCGATCGTGCGTTCGGTGACGCGGAGCAGCATTCCCACGCTGGTGGTCAACGCCCAGTATGACGCTCAAACGGCGGCATCGTTCGGCGCCTACGTCGCGAAGACGCTATCGAATTCAACGGTCGTAACGATTCCCAATGTCGCGCACGTCGCGTTCGGCAGTCCCTCCGCGGCCGCGAATCAATGTGCGTTTGCGATCGCGGCATCGTTCTTCGACGTTCTGAATAGGGCCGATACGAGTTGCATCGGCAAAGTGCCGCCCACCAAATTCGAACTGTAG
- a CDS encoding nucleotidyl transferase AbiEii/AbiGii toxin family protein, producing the protein MAFERVLARLVAEDPDVWLLKGGVALDYRLGEARSTGDLDLSSNISIAAFTEKLVQAVATDLGDHFEVRVSSAPFRPVDEVETYRFQLDVRLNNKIFVKISIDIGFADPWIGEAESLTSETLVFAGAQPVVVRAIPIEQHIAEKIHAYTKSYNGHPSSRVKDLVDLVLLLGYRPLRASTLLFAIDTVFRNRNSHERPQNLPPPPPGWDKTYEKLSETLPITHDVTEAFRQVASFLDPMLADPTKEQWWDPEARAWRAGNV; encoded by the coding sequence ATTGCCTTTGAGCGCGTTCTCGCGCGACTGGTGGCAGAAGATCCTGACGTATGGCTTCTTAAGGGTGGGGTCGCTCTAGATTACCGATTAGGCGAGGCGCGTTCGACCGGGGACCTCGATCTCTCTTCTAACATTAGTATCGCCGCTTTTACGGAAAAGCTCGTACAGGCCGTCGCGACCGACCTTGGCGATCACTTCGAGGTTCGAGTTTCCAGTGCGCCTTTTCGCCCCGTTGACGAAGTCGAAACGTATCGTTTTCAACTGGACGTTCGGCTAAATAATAAGATTTTTGTCAAGATCAGCATCGATATCGGTTTTGCCGATCCCTGGATTGGCGAAGCCGAAAGCCTTACGAGCGAAACCCTGGTGTTTGCCGGCGCGCAGCCTGTCGTCGTTCGAGCTATACCTATCGAGCAACACATTGCTGAGAAAATACATGCATACACAAAGAGTTATAACGGGCACCCGAGTTCGCGAGTAAAAGATCTCGTGGATCTAGTGCTTCTCTTAGGTTACCGTCCGCTGCGGGCAAGCACTTTACTTTTCGCTATCGACACCGTGTTTCGCAATCGAAACAGTCACGAGCGGCCTCAGAACCTTCCACCGCCGCCGCCCGGCTGGGACAAGACCTACGAGAAGCTTTCGGAGACTCTTCCGATTACGCACGACGTAACCGAAGCGTTTAGGCAGGTTGCCTCTTTCCTAGATCCGATGCTCGCAGACCCTACCAAAGAACAGTGGTGGGATCCCGAAGCGCGCGCTTGGAGAGCGGGCAATGTTTAG
- a CDS encoding DHA2 family efflux MFS transporter permease subunit, with the protein MPNVVEFGRRRLLIVTGVMMAALLQTLDATIVNVALPTIEGNVGASIDEGTWIITGYIISNVVVIPLAPYLMTRLGRRQYYAICIAGFTIASFLCGTAGTLSELIFYRVVQGAFGGGLIATSQVILRETFPKEQIGTSSGIFALALTVGPALGPTLGGFLTDNFSWQWVFDINIVPGAIALFIVLTTLRNPADPKRMPFDSIGVALLAIGLGSMQFVLDEGERYDWFSDGRILFAATTAVLGLAAFVYWELRGTKTPIVDLRIFRYRVVQLGVPCAIMIGVVLFGPIVVLPQYVQEMLGFTTVMSGYLILARALPVIILTPLIGRFVQKVWPPILLFIGMGLSAFSLAMIASHMTTDSDFGSFQFYLVLSGIGQSMFLVPLLVTMLGSVAPADSPKVSSFIALSVQLGGSIASALLITIFDRRMYFHSDIYRGLATMANPEVQHLFAQGATAAKLQAAIALQAMNAGFADSIYAIVPVAAIAAVIVLGFRFARSG; encoded by the coding sequence ATGCCCAACGTCGTTGAATTCGGCCGGCGCCGGTTACTTATCGTAACCGGCGTCATGATGGCCGCGCTCTTGCAAACGCTCGACGCGACCATCGTGAACGTTGCGCTGCCCACGATCGAAGGTAACGTCGGCGCCAGCATCGACGAAGGCACGTGGATCATCACGGGCTACATCATCTCCAACGTCGTCGTTATTCCGCTCGCACCGTATTTGATGACGCGCCTGGGGCGCCGTCAGTACTACGCGATTTGCATCGCCGGTTTTACGATAGCATCGTTCTTGTGCGGCACGGCCGGAACGCTTAGCGAGCTGATATTCTACCGCGTGGTGCAGGGCGCGTTCGGCGGTGGCCTGATCGCCACATCGCAGGTGATTTTGCGCGAAACGTTTCCGAAAGAACAGATCGGCACGAGTTCGGGTATTTTTGCCCTCGCACTGACGGTCGGGCCGGCGCTCGGACCGACGCTTGGCGGTTTTCTCACCGATAATTTCTCGTGGCAGTGGGTGTTCGACATCAATATCGTGCCCGGCGCCATCGCTCTGTTCATCGTGTTGACGACGCTGCGCAACCCCGCGGATCCAAAGCGTATGCCGTTCGACTCAATCGGCGTCGCGTTATTAGCGATCGGTCTTGGGTCGATGCAGTTCGTGCTTGACGAAGGTGAGCGCTACGACTGGTTCAGCGATGGGCGCATTCTCTTCGCGGCTACGACTGCGGTTCTGGGCTTAGCAGCGTTCGTCTATTGGGAGCTGCGAGGCACGAAGACGCCGATCGTCGACTTGCGAATCTTCCGCTACCGCGTGGTGCAGTTGGGTGTGCCGTGCGCGATCATGATTGGGGTTGTGTTGTTCGGGCCGATCGTCGTACTGCCGCAGTACGTACAGGAAATGCTCGGCTTCACGACAGTGATGAGCGGTTACCTTATTCTGGCGCGCGCACTGCCCGTGATTATCTTGACGCCGCTGATCGGCCGCTTCGTGCAAAAAGTGTGGCCGCCTATTCTGCTGTTCATCGGCATGGGATTGAGCGCGTTCAGCCTAGCGATGATTGCATCGCATATGACGACCGACAGCGACTTCGGCTCATTCCAGTTCTATCTTGTGCTGAGTGGCATCGGCCAGAGCATGTTCCTCGTGCCGCTCTTGGTGACGATGCTCGGCAGCGTCGCACCGGCCGACAGTCCGAAGGTCAGCTCGTTCATCGCGTTGTCGGTGCAGCTCGGCGGCTCGATCGCCAGCGCACTACTGATTACGATCTTCGACCGCCGCATGTACTTCCACTCAGACATCTACCGCGGCTTGGCTACGATGGCCAATCCCGAAGTGCAGCATTTGTTCGCCCAAGGCGCTACGGCCGCAAAGCTCCAGGCCGCGATCGCCCTGCAAGCGATGAACGCGGGCTTCGCCGATTCGATTTACGCGATTGTGCCAGTAGCAGCTATCGCGGCAGTAATCGTCCTTGGATTCCGGTTTGCACGTTCCGGCTGA